In Salvelinus alpinus chromosome 32, SLU_Salpinus.1, whole genome shotgun sequence, the sequence tgtagttttgtagtgtcttgtttgctgttttcattaaaagtatgattaatcaccaatccgcatcttggtccgatccatgctcctcctcgtctgaggaggagaacaacaatgactgcctttacacCTATGACATCATtcttattatataacctgatgtaaaatgtattatgatcagtactctcgagaataaacgctattgattgattttAAGGCTGGTTTGGGTCCATTTGGCtgataattatcttacaaattcttatttatgggcagagtgttttaattgaattggttgatgAACATAGGAATGAAATTCCTTTAACAATTTGGTCCTTCGAGTCGGGACTCAAGATCTGCCTCTGTCGTTCCAAGAAACTGCTGAAAACCGTGCACGGGCGGATCCAGGATCCGTaagacaaagacctgacctctgaATTGAGGGTTTATTTCAGGCCAGTGGTGAACTGGTACACGACAGAGGTGGTGACGAGATCCAATGAACATTGCTTTTTCCAGTCAGCGACAAGGTCAGTAGCCTATATTCTCGATTCTGGGGGGAATGATTTAAGTTATCCTTGATTTAATGTTCTAAAATGTTTAGAATTTATCAATAATAGGACCTTTGCTATTCCAAACAGATCCAAGGGGTTTTGTATGACCGATACACAGAGACAGGTCCGCAAAAGACTTGGGGCAAGGTGCACTGCCATAATTTAAACTAATCTTAGTCATGAGAGGCAAGTCCCGAGACTAAGCCGAGATGCTAAAACAGGTGTTGATGGGTGCAGTCGTGTTGTGCAAATAGGACAGCCATTAATTCAAAAGACATACCTAAATAAAGTTCTAAGCTAAGCAGTCTATCTGTATATGGGAAGTAGTCTGACTATGAAATGGAGCGGTAGATATATAAAAATAGGTGAGGATATAAACTAGGCTTTGTGAGAAGGAAGGGTGGTTCTGTTCGGGCAAGGTGACTGCACTTATTCAATACTGAAAGAAGTATCAAAAAAGGTGGAGATGAAACCAAAATCTATAAATCTGAGATAAAAGCCAAATCTATAGACAAGAGGTTCCACGAGAGAGGGAAACCTAATATAGCGGAGTAAGATACGAGATATTAACTTTAAAAGTCCTCTGACACAAAATAATAGGTTATTAACTGGGACTTTACTCAGGGTGCTGTTCGGTAgtcgggacagaggcgttagctaacagtagccactcatttgcagctagctagcggcAATGATCTGGAgtaatgatccggtgtaatgatccagagcggcaggaatccagtgatatggtagagagaagcagtccgatatgtTCTGGGTAGATATCGCACTGTACAGACTGGCAAGTGTTGTCCGAGCTAAGGCTGGCTGATGCCAGGGAAAAAAGGCGCTACGACCGCTAGtcgtggctaacaaagactagtagctagttagcgggttAGCTCCTGATGAAAGTTCtagttataaggaataaaaatagcagacccgtaccacattgggtgaggcgggttgcaggaaagtatatttagttcgtagatagaaagtgagacTAAGATATATACGAAAAAGACTGACTATTTACATGGGATAAGACACTGGATAAGACGAAAACAGATATACACGTGCTACTGCGCTGCCATCTTGGAAAAATAAGAAAGAGGAGgatgaacaaaacaagaacaagAAGCCTGGCTGGCCCTTCTCTGAGGGGAACCCTTTCATGGGGCCCCACATGGTATCCACCACTGACAAATCCTTCACCAGCTGATGGAGGTGGTGGCCTTCCACCCCAGTTGGGGGTGACCTGTGCCCGGTGAAGGAGCCGGGGGATTAGAAGCTGTCGGAGGAGCTGCAGAGGGTGCTGGAACTAAAGAACAAGAACAAGAACCAGAGCAAACAAGCTGAGAGTAACGGAGGAGAGAGTGAAGAAGAAGCACTAGAGGAACTCAGAAAAGTATTGGAGAAATGTTAGAGACAAAAAGAGAAGAGAATGTAGAAAAACAAGTGGAAAATTAAGGTTGTGCAACCAGGAAGAATGATGTCAGTGAAGAAGAAAGTAGCCAAGATGAAGAAGATAAAACGAGCAGCAGCGAGGACAGCAACAAGGGCAAAACCAGAAAAGATATGAAAAAGGAGAAAAAGCCTTTCCCGGGAACATATCTGATAATACGCTACTCTAATCCCAATGGTGGTGACATGCTGGAAATGGAGAAGCCGTGGGATTTTGACAAAATTTAAGCAGTAGTGGATGATGTCACTGACCAAAAAAAAGATTCTGTAAAGTTCGAAGAAGAGGTAAGAGCAATTACCTTCATGTTACAACCCCaccatatttatttatattgtaaATAAATATTGGTGTACAGTAGGTTTAACTGTGTTTGCAGAACATTTCtgcaataaatgtttgatttgtatGATGAATAATGTTGGACACAGCATTTCAGTATCCCCGTGTCCCTTCCAAGGCCTGAAGAACCTTTTGAGAACTTCATGATGGACTTCATTGAGTTGAACCCTTGTGAAGGGTATAGGTATTGTTTGGTGATTTGTTGACATGTTTTCTAAACGGATTGAAGCTTTCCCTTGCAGGCGAGCCACAGCGGCTGCTGTGGTGAAAGCACTCGTGAGAGAAATCATACCCAGGTGGGGTCTGCCATCAAAAATGTATTCTGACAATCGTCGATATTTGCGAATGAGATTGTTCAGTCCCTGTCAGAGGCTTTGCAGATTGATTTGAGAACACATTGTGCCTATCATCCTCAATCTGCGGTCGAAGGACGAACCAATCGTTGAAAACTAATTTAACCAAATTGATATGGTGAAACAAGCCTGACATGGGTGAAAGTGCTTCCATTGGCACTGATGAGTATGAGAGGCAGATCCCATAGAGTCACTGGTCTTTCTCCACACGAGGTGCTGACTGGCCGTCCCATGAGGATGACAAATACACCTTTTCCCCAGAACAGGTTGACCCTGCAAGGAATGGAGGAAGACATGGTTGAGTATTGTGTCACCCTTAATAGTGTTCTTAAGACTCTTTTCCCCTGGGTGAAGGCGTCTTTGCCAAATCTAGCAGGTGGAGCTGAACACTGTTGAAGCCAGGGGATTTTGTGGTGGTGAAAGAATAAAGGAGAAAGAGTTGGAAGGACCCCTGTTGGAGAGGCCTGTACCAAGTTCTTCTGACCACCCCCACTGCGGTGAAGGTTGCTGAGAGAGATACCTGGATCCACGTGTCGCACTGCAGACGAGTTCCTGATCCAGAAGAAGATGGGGCCTCGCCAGTTCCGTTGGTAAAGTGTGGCCCTCCTCTGCATTAGCACAGGAGTGCTAATACGAACAGTAGGTTGTCCTCTTGTGGGAAACCTGACAGAGAGTCAGTAGTAAGAGCTAAGGAAACAATGGTTAAACATTGAGAGATTTATCCACCTCTGAATCTACAGATCCCTTGCGTGTGTGTTTTTGATAGACTCACTCCAGTTGATTCTAACCTTTGATTGTAGATTTTAGCTTTATTATGATGATTATGAAGGAAattagtgtcacgttctgaccttagttcttttgttatttctttgttttagtttggtcagggcgtgagttgggtgggttgtctatgttagtttttctatgttgtgttttgcgtttggcctggtatggttctcaatcagaggcaggtgtcgttagttgtctctgattgagaatcatacttaggtatcctttttccacctgtgtttcgtgggtgtttattttctgttctgtgttttgtattttcaccgttcaggactgtttcgtttcgttctcgtgttttgttgtttttgttcgagtattcgttttcattaaaagagataatgaatacttaccacgctgcaccttggtcctcctctctttctcccaacgacgAACGTTACAATTAGATTCACTGTCGTTAATAGAAGCATAACCTTTATTATGATATATTATGATGATAGTATTACTATTAATGAAATTGTGTAATGAAGAATGTTTGTAACTGTATGAAGCAAAAGTACGTATAGTCTATGAGATATGCTGCTGTCACAAATGGATAGGCTATACCATTTTCAAATGAAGTTTTTCTAAATATTTTATCTGAAAATGAAatcaatgtatttttttatttatattttatataatttgtTTGGATTAGTAATTGAGAGATGTATCTGAGAGCGGGCTGACCTATGGTGGTTGTCATCTATGTCCCCTTTAGCTCCCAGGGTTGTGTTGTGTACAAGAATAGAAGGGTTGTCTGCAGGCTGAGAAGTTGGAGAGGCAGAGGGTTGCTGAGTGGTTGGAGCAGTAGCGGATTTAGGTATAGACGACATGGGCAGTCTCCCAGGGTGGCATCTTGCCGGGGGCGGCACGGGGCGCCCGCACAAAAGAATTCGGAATGGTGACATTTACGCAATCGTTTTTTTATTGCTCATTTacacgtcacgtcaatgatatcatgtcaccgtgtgggactgtgggtcaattaaccttgtcggagtcaAACTATAAAATGCTACCAAAtgaaccacaattcattcataatactgtgaatacatagtttcacagacatactGCGGAATCGTTAAGAATGATATAAAatcagtctgcacaccaccaaggtgaattggtttagtcttgactcttggttgacagtgttgggggatgggtaatgtattgatgctcgagtgccaaatcaacacaaaatTGTTTCtagttgtctttgttacttcattttgaaggggggggggggggggggggggggggggggtgctgaagGGGGTGTTTGCCCAGGgtgccatacaagctagaaccgccactgggtTGGAGCAACATTATATAGCTGGTATACCAGAAAGACATCATGAACCGTAGTGTATGAAAAATAAGCCGTCATGGATTAGATCATCGTCATCAGCAGCATGTTTCAATTACAATAACATTATTTCAGCAAAGAAAGCCACTTCAAATCAAGCTGTATAGTAAGACTCAATTCGAACATCTGATTGGTACACATGAAACCCAAACAAGATGATACTTACTTTTGTGTTTACTTTTGGTACTTTGTGCTGTGATTGGTTGTttgacattataaactgggtatttagagtcctgaatgctgattggttgaaagccatggtatatcagagcGCATACCACGAGTATGACAAATAATTTATTGTTACTTCCCTAATGACATTGGAAACCAGTTTAtattagcaataaggcacctcaggggtttgtggtatatgtccaatataccacggctaagggctgtaaccAGGCACTCTACGTTGCGTCGCGCATAAACAGCccgtagccatggtatattgactATATACCATACCCCCTCGTCCCTTATTGCTTTAGTAATGTGAACAGTCATCTGTAGGTCTACCACTGCACACCAGTACCAGCCAGTGTTTTCCATCTTCAGTCCACTTATGGTCACCATCAAAACTGATTATGTGTAATTCTCTTCCTGCTTTTGTTTGGGTCCTAATGcccccctgtcacgccctgaccttagagatcctttttatgtctctctttgggtttggtcagggcgtgagttggggtgggcattctatggcTTGGTTCTATgtggtctatttctatgtgtttggccgggtgtggttctcaatcagaggcagctgtctatcgttgtctctgattgagaaccatacttaggctgcccttttccctctttctgtgtgggatcttgttctttgtttgtgtgccgCTAGGTTGCACGGCGTAGCTGTTCGGTCGtcgtattctttattgttttgttgtgtcgtagtttcacttcgtgattaaaattatgtggaactcaaagaacgctgcgccttggtctcattcttcccaggacgatcgttacaccCCCTCAGCTGCAGATAGCAACAATTGCATTTAATGGGCTAGTTTTGACACAAGGCTCTTATTCTATATTTATATAAAGGAAAACATTCAGGTTTATTCTGTTTAGTTTTTTGATATTCTTTATTGAAAAAACACAGTTAAGTGTCAACATGGGCACAGTTTATTATAAGTACAAGACCTTTAGTCTGTAAGATATGCAGATTAACAAGATAGATAGAACAATAAAGTAATGAGGACAAAGGGTTGGGGCAGgaggtgacaaataaaataattttATATGTTACTCAATCTGGAGTCGTTTGTTCTGATGCCCTAGTACACTGAGATCATCCAGTATTTCCCCCAACATCTCGTCTGGTACTTTGCGACCTACTGTATCTCTGGTGTTGGGCCACTGTGCTGTAGGCCACAAGCTGGTTCTGCTGccaggaagagaagaggaaaagaaacacacacacacacacacacacacacatgaataacTTAGTCAAATCATCAACGCAGTAGAGCAACTttttatgtaggcctacatttggtTGGGTCTTGTTCTTGGTGACCACGGTGCTGTATGTCACTGCATCATCCGGAAATGGGTCCTGCTGGTAGACAGTAACACAGGGAGTTATTCAGAAAACACTGATATCCATTTTGAATCCATTGTACATTCTACAACACATCAATTCAAGTTCTGCTTTTCAAGACAGAAAACATTTTCTATAAATGCTTATGCGTTTATTTAGTTTAATGTTTACCCTTTGTGCTGTCCAGTGCTGCATAGGAATCACATTGCTGTATAAGTCACCATGTCTCTCAGGGTTTAGGTCCTgtgtgatggaggagagagagcaacatgatCACATGaacttagagagagacagacaatgtTTACTTTCACTTTGAGTTGGGTTGGAGTGGGTTGGGTTGAGTTTGATGGGGGTTTATTTGGGTTGCAGAGGGTTTAGGTTGTgtgtgatggaggagagagagcaacatgatCACATGaacttagagagagacagacaatgtTTACTTTCACTTTGAGTTGGAGTTGGAGTGGGTTGGGTTGAGTTTGATGGGGGTTTATTTGGGTTGCAGAGGGTTTAGGTTGTgtgtgatggaggagagagagcaacatgatCACATGaacttagagagagacagacaatgtTTACTTTCACTTTGAGTTGGGTTGGAGTGGGTTGGGTTGAGTTTGAGGTGGGTTAAGTTGGTTTGCAGAGGGTTTAGGTTGGTTTGGAGTGGGTTGGGTTGAGTTTGATGGGGTTGTTAAGTTGGTTTGCAGAGGGTTTAGGTTGGGTTGAAGGGGGGTTGGGTGAAAGGAGTTTGGTTTTACCTGTTGTGCTGTTCCTCTGATGTGACTCACAGTGCTGTACGTAATGTCCTGCTCAGGGTCAGCAGGCTGCTGAAGGAATGAAACACAAACCGTGTTAACATTGAACAGTTTTACAATAACACGCCATAAAAGGATGCTGTACCTCATGCATAGTGACATGAATTAGAACATGTTTTGCTGTTTAATTTCCCCCCAATGATAACACAAAATGTGTTATTCTTCAAGTGTCAGTAGTTGTGGTGAGTGATTTGAGGAAGTCTGTTCTGGCTAAAGATGTACACTTAGTGCAGGactaaataaaacaattaaatgaTCTTTAAACTGTTTATTTTAATACTACACATAAGCGATCGGGTTGATTTCAAGTGTTAGTTATCAGTAACTACTAACCAAAGCGAGCCCTAGAATATCAAGAAGAGAAAGGAACAGATGAGTGACAAGATAACATGACCATAGCTTACTACTGAGGTGTTTGGTGGTTGGTCCTTTGCCTTCTTGTCCTCTGAAATAAACAAAAGAGGATGTTGGTACTAATGAACTCTGATGTCAAACCTTTCATTTGTAGTAGCAACAACCCTCCTGTATTTATAATATTCCGCAAATGACATTAGtcataaacatattttttttttttacataattaAAAAAATACTTACTATGTTTTCTCAACATCTTCAATGTGACCAAGGTAACAGCTATCAACACCACCAACAGGCTCAAAGGAATGAACAGGACTTCCAGTAAACTGgaatataaaataaaatggaatatataGATAACCACAGGCATGGTGGTAAATGCTTAAGCAAGAATATTTAAGGAAGATGTTTCATTTTGTATAAATTTTTCTTTATCTGAAAATGAAACAGACATTTTTGGAATGTGGAGAACTACAGTTATTATTGTTAACCAAGACACTGGTCTCTGGTTTGATCAGCCTTGCTAGTCACAGGTGTCTccaccaaggttattatagttttgtgttttgatattagtttttatttctattggttttaatatttttatttgaAATTCAAGTTAAGTTTCAGGAAGTTTTACTATTTACTAGTTTTATTTAGTTTAAGGTttataaaaacattcatatttcgTTTTCATATTATTTAGTTTCATTTGTAGCTTTAGTGTTAGGGACAGAAAGTAGCCAACGCATGGGAGGTTAGGAGACATTTATGTGTTGTATAGTGTTTTTGGGGATGTCACTTTTCTTGCAACTGTGGGACAGTAACGCACAAAGTGATGGGTCAGGTCATAGGTTAGATTGGGTTTAAAGGTAGAATCAGCGAGATGACAGATGCACAAAGTAAACAGTAGTAGTGTGTCAATAGCCGCAACAACCAGGAATGTTGAAGTGCGAGGCTAAACTTCTCCGTTTGTTGACACATGCAACATTTTAGCAGGGGTACGCGACCAATATCTGCGTTGCTGCTGGTGGCAACATCTCGCTGAGTATACCTTTAAATGAAAGTCAGTCTCAATGTGACCCGTTAGTTCGCTTTGGAGTTAAAGAAAATCAtttcagtatagttttagttttttAAACAGGTGTGTTAATAGTTTTTTGTCAAAAGTTACTAAATAGTTTTTTCATGATTTGTTTCtatttactataataaccttatCGCCAACACCCTGACACCATCACAAACTATTTGGATGACTGTAAAAGTGAGGGAAATAGTGAAGAATGAATACTGACCTCTGGTGCTTCTCATCTGTGTTCTCATCAGTTACAACATTGTCCCTGTCTGTAACAGAAGGGGTAACTGTGGGTGGAGAAGTGTTAGACTCAGCACTGGTTAGTGAGGTTTGGTGAGAGGTTGGAGCTTGTGTTGCTGTGAGAGACAGACATGATAAAGTAGCTTCAATAAACTGACTGTTGTATCATTGACATTGATATTAATAAAACCAGGTAATTGTGATGTTGATTCAAACTAATCACTATCATGCTTTCTTATCAAATGTGACATGCATTAAAATCCAATTCTTATAATATTGTCAGTATTAATTTCAAATATAAGTGGTCGATATGATGAAAATTTTGATAAACAGTGTTCATTTTCTTAATGATATTTAACATGAATGACCGGATAAACTCAAGAGAATGTGTTGTCCAGAGATTTCCACTTTGTTTCAGGAAAGGTATTTCAATGTTCTATAATCTCTAACAACACTGGATGAATAAAAAGGGAATCGTACTTGGTTATATGGGATTGCTCTGTACTTACTTgtggtggtggtctgtgttgtggtTGGTTGATTGACAGTGATATGAACAGGCATCTGTAGTTTTCCCTTTTCACACCAGTACCAGCCAGTGTTCGCCATCATCAATCCACTCATAGTCACCATTAAGACAAAACCGTTGGTGGTTTCTCTCTGCTCCTGCACTAACTTCACAAATGTTCCATCTAAAGCTCCAGAACTTCCCACAGCCACACAAGAGCCTCCCATCCTGCACCACCTCCCGCTGTCTCCATATGAACTATAGTAACAGAGCATGGTGACGCTCCCTCCTACAACTCCAGTCATCTCTTGTTGGTCCACATAGAGTTCTGGAGTACCTGAACACAATGATAGAGGCTGTGATTGGAGGAATCTGACAAAGAATACACCAATATATATATTGGCGACTACCTAGTCATCATTGATATTCATATAACACTGAGAAAGTGTAAGTTAAAACATTGGTTCAGTCAGTGAAAGTATGTACAATAGATGTAGACTAGAGCATACAGTGTGTTTGATGATGAAACAGCAACTTGTGATTCTATCAAACACACTGTCTGTCCTGACCCAGGAGGTGCACAgagatgtaatgtaccaatataATATCCTCTATGGATTTCATTTGGTGAACATATGTATGACTGCTTTGTAGAGGGAAAAGTAACACACTCATCAACAGGACTATTATGCAACATTACTGAGCACTATTCATCCTGTATTACTGGATATGCAAGCAGTGCATCTTACCTGGAGTAACAGATATCTGCAGTCTAGCCCCATCATCTCCCTCATTCTTCTTCTCCACACTACACCAGTAATAATCAGAATCACTAGAACTAAGATTTGTCATGGTCACAGTGAAGATTCGCTGGTTGATGTCATCAGAGATTGAGGTCTTTCCACTGGTCATAGGATGATCAGTGCGTACAACAGTAGAGCAACGTAACCAAAATGATACCCTACACCAGTATTTCACATTGTTTCTATATCTCTGATCATAGAGACATGGGATGGTGATGGAGCCTCCTTGCTTTACAGACACATGACTCACTGTGGACACACTctgtgtatctgtagacacaacAACAGAGAACACATTTAAATACTTACATTTTATCCAGCTGCTCATAAGTCCCATCAGATGATCAACCAAACAATTTGACATAATTCTTGAAGTTGTGACTTTTGTAGAACAATTTGGCAAACTGTGGTTGTAACACAATGTGTTTGTGACACCAGACAGTAGTTGATACATGTAAGTGCTGATGTTGTCACGCCAAAGTCCAGCCATGAGTACAGAGGCAACAATTAAAGTAGCTTTGACATGGAAATTACTACCCCCCTAAAATATGGAGACAATCTCTGGTTTCAATTAACATTtttgtttaatacatttgtataTAGTAAAACATTTGACTGGATTATTCTTGATATCTACTGTAGTACATTGAATCCCACAAAAAATGTTGTGCAAAATAAGTTACAAGCACATTTGTTAAAATTGATATTGATAGACACAGGAACTTTTGATTTTCTATTTGTTAATATGTTAGTTCTCTTTTACTTGAAGTCTTATTTAAATGTGTTTTGCAACAACTAGAAATGTAGAACTGTTGAAAAGTACAACTGTTTCAcaagatacatttttaaaaacagcATGTATCTATCACCTGACCacaaaatgtaacctttatttaactagtcaagtcagttaggaacagtgggtaaactgccttgttcaggggcaaaacgacagatttttaacttgtcagctcagggattcaatctagcaactctttcagttactggcccaacgttctaaccactaggctacctgccaccctaatacTGAAATCCATAATGTGACTACAATGTCTGTGGGCAAAGTAGACAGAACATTACAAGTGTTATGACTTTAAGCATGTATTCAGTCTCAGTATCTGACTTGGAGGAAGTGAGCCTAATAATATCAAACAACAAAATGTCTTCCCTCACTTACCTGAGAGTCCAGTGAGGAAGAAAAGGATGCGCAGGACAAGGAGGAGATGTTGAGCCATGAATGGATGAGAGAAAAAGACTCTGGTAGTATTTATGTTTGTATGGGCAAACTGCTGTGTCAGGGACCAAGACACCCAGGCAACTGACTACTTCCTGATCCACATAGACATCACTTCTTTAACTCTTCCTGTTTTAAAGACATAATGCAACCAGTGCCCTGTGTAAGACCTTGTGTGTTCACTGATGTTTAACAGTTGAAAAACTGACCAAGGCTGAAATGGTCAAAATGTTATAAAAAGTCTGCTAATACATACAGAATGCTTGTTTATATGATGATTATTTGTAGTTTATTCCCCATCCTCTATACACTGATAATCTCATGTATTAACTCCTGAGTCCTGTGTTGGTCTGTTCCTGTCTGATAGTAATGAGCTATGAATGCAGCCTTCACTGGTGTTACTGCTAAGAAGAACCTGTCAGTATTGCTGATCCATATTCTCACAGATCTTTATaaatactgtatgtcatatcacttGATTCAACCCATTACACCCTTGCTATAGCCATCGAATGAGTTACAATGGTACAGATATATGTAAAA encodes:
- the LOC139562528 gene encoding polymeric immunoglobulin receptor-like isoform X7, which encodes MAQHLLLVLRILFFLTGLSDTQSVSTVSHVSVKQGGSITIPCLYDQRYRNNVKYWCRVSFWLRCSTVVRTDHPMTSGKTSISDDINQRIFTVTMTNLSSSDSDYYWCSVEKKNEGDDGARLQISVTPGTPELYVDQQEMTGVVGGSVTMLCYYSSYGDSGRWCRMGGSCVAVGSSGALDGTFVKLVQEQRETTNGFVLMVTMSGLMMANTGWYWCEKGKLQMPVHITVNQPTTTQTTTTNRDNVVTDENTDEKHQSLLEVLFIPLSLLVVLIAVTLVTLKMLRKHKDKKAKDQPPNTSVQPADPEQDITYSTVSHIRGTAQQDLNPERHGDLYSNVIPMQHWTAQRQDPFPDDAVTYSTVVTKNKTQPNQNQLVAYSTVAQHQRYSRSQSTRRDVGGNTG
- the LOC139562528 gene encoding CMRF35-like molecule 1 isoform X6 codes for the protein MAQHLLLVLRILFFLTGLSDTQSVSTVSHVSVKQGGSITIPCLYDQRYRNNVKYWCRVSFWLRCSTVVRTDHPMTSGKTSISDDINQRIFTVTMTNLSSSDSDYYWCSVEKKNEGDDGARLQISVTPGTPELYVDQQEMTGVVGGSVTMLCYYSSYGDSGRWCRMGGSCVAVGSSGALDGTFVKLVQEQRETTNGFVLMVTMSGLMMANTGWYWCEKGKLQMPVHITVNQPTTTQTTTTITPSVTDRDNVVTDENTDEKHQSLLEVLFIPLSLLVVLIAVTLVTLKMLRKHKDKKAKDQPPNTSVQPADPEQDITYSTVSHIRGTAQQDLNPERHGDLYSNVIPMQHWTAQRQDPFPDDAVTYSTVVTKNKTQPNQNQLVAYSTVAQHQRYSRSQSTRRDVGGNTG
- the LOC139562528 gene encoding polymeric immunoglobulin receptor-like isoform X4, with product MAQHLLLVLRILFFLTGLSDTQSVSTVSHVSVKQGGSITIPCLYDQRYRNNVKYWCRVSFWLRCSTVVRTDHPMTSGKTSISDDINQRIFTVTMTNLSSSDSDYYWCSVEKKNEGDDGARLQISVTPGTPELYVDQQEMTGVVGGSVTMLCYYSSYGDSGRWCRMGGSCVAVGSSGALDGTFVKLVQEQRETTNGFVLMVTMSGLMMANTGWYWCEKGKLQMPVHITVNQPTTTQTTTTTTQAPTSHQTSLTSAESNTSPPTVTPSVTDRDNVVTDENTDEKHQSLLEVLFIPLSLLVVLIAVTLVTLKMLRKHKDKKAKDQPPNTSVPADPEQDITYSTVSHIRGTAQQDLNPERHGDLYSNVIPMQHWTAQRQDPFPDDAVTYSTVVTKNKTQPNQNQLVAYSTVAQHQRYSRSQSTRRDVGGNTG
- the LOC139562528 gene encoding CMRF35-like molecule 1 isoform X2, encoding MAQHLLLVLRILFFLTGLSDTQSVSTVSHVSVKQGGSITIPCLYDQRYRNNVKYWCRVSFWLRCSTVVRTDHPMTSGKTSISDDINQRIFTVTMTNLSSSDSDYYWCSVEKKNEGDDGARLQISVTPGTPELYVDQQEMTGVVGGSVTMLCYYSSYGDSGRWCRMGGSCVAVGSSGALDGTFVKLVQEQRETTNGFVLMVTMSGLMMANTGWYWCEKGKLQMPVHITVNQPTTTQTTTTTTQAPTSHQTSLTSAESNTSPPTVTPSVTDRDNVVTDENTDEKHQSLLEVLFIPLSLLVVLIAVTLVTLKMLRKHKDKKAKDQPPNTSVQPADPEQDITYSTVSHIRGTAQQDLNPERHGDLYSNVIPMQHWTAQRQDPFPDDAVTYSTVVTKNKTQPNNQLVAYSTVAQHQRYSRSQSTRRDVGGNTG
- the LOC139562528 gene encoding CMRF35-like molecule 1 isoform X1 codes for the protein MAQHLLLVLRILFFLTGLSDTQSVSTVSHVSVKQGGSITIPCLYDQRYRNNVKYWCRVSFWLRCSTVVRTDHPMTSGKTSISDDINQRIFTVTMTNLSSSDSDYYWCSVEKKNEGDDGARLQISVTPGTPELYVDQQEMTGVVGGSVTMLCYYSSYGDSGRWCRMGGSCVAVGSSGALDGTFVKLVQEQRETTNGFVLMVTMSGLMMANTGWYWCEKGKLQMPVHITVNQPTTTQTTTTTTQAPTSHQTSLTSAESNTSPPTVTPSVTDRDNVVTDENTDEKHQSLLEVLFIPLSLLVVLIAVTLVTLKMLRKHKDKKAKDQPPNTSVQPADPEQDITYSTVSHIRGTAQQDLNPERHGDLYSNVIPMQHWTAQRQDPFPDDAVTYSTVVTKNKTQPNQNQLVAYSTVAQHQRYSRSQSTRRDVGGNTG
- the LOC139562528 gene encoding CMRF35-like molecule 1 isoform X5, with protein sequence MAQHLLLVLRILFFLTGLSDTQSVSTVSHVSVKQGGSITIPCLYDQRYRNNVKYWCRVSFWLRCSTVVRTDHPMTSGKTSISDDINQRIFTVTMTNLSSSDSDYYWCSVEKKNEGDDGARLQISVTPGTPELYVDQQEMTGVVGGSVTMLCYYSSYGDSGRWCRMGGSCVAVGSSGALDGTFVKLVQEQRETTNGFVLMVTMSGLMMANTGWYWCEKGKLQMPVHITVNQPTTTQTTTTTTQAPTSHQTSLTSAESNTSPPTVTPSVTDRDNVVTDENTDEKHQSLLEVLFIPLSLLVVLIAVTLVTLKMLRKHKDKKAKDQPPNTSVQPADPEQDITYSTVSHIRGTAQQDLNPERHGDLYSNVIPMQHWTAQRDPFPDDAVTYSTVVTKNKTQPNNQLVAYSTVAQHQRYSRSQSTRRDVGGNTG
- the LOC139562528 gene encoding CMRF35-like molecule 1 isoform X3, which translates into the protein MAQHLLLVLRILFFLTGLSDTQSVSTVSHVSVKQGGSITIPCLYDQRYRNNVKYWCRVSFWLRCSTVVRTDHPMTSGKTSISDDINQRIFTVTMTNLSSSDSDYYWCSVEKKNEGDDGARLQISVTPGTPELYVDQQEMTGVVGGSVTMLCYYSSYGDSGRWCRMGGSCVAVGSSGALDGTFVKLVQEQRETTNGFVLMVTMSGLMMANTGWYWCEKGKLQMPVHITVNQPTTTQTTTTTTQAPTSHQTSLTSAESNTSPPTVTPSVTDRDNVVTDENTDEKHQSLLEVLFIPLSLLVVLIAVTLVTLKMLRKHKDKKAKDQPPNTSVQPADPEQDITYSTVSHIRGTAQQDLNPERHGDLYSNVIPMQHWTAQRDPFPDDAVTYSTVVTKNKTQPNQNQLVAYSTVAQHQRYSRSQSTRRDVGGNTG